Proteins encoded together in one Anaerobranca gottschalkii DSM 13577 window:
- a CDS encoding PstS family phosphate ABC transporter substrate-binding protein translates to MFKKGFISVITILLVTFSLVGCGGNAEKYIEVKGSDTMVNLGQHWAEAFMAKNPEVTISVTGGGSGTGIAAIQNDNTHIAQSSRPMTETEIENAKANNVQISEFIVGQDGLAVVVNAKNPVSDLTMAQLKDIFTGKITHWSELGWEEGGEITLYSRQSNSGTYVYFWQTVLHEEDWAPDTMFMPGSSAIYEAVSSDENGIGYFGVGYVKEGVKAINVARTEAGPYITPLKQENIDNGIYPIARPLYFYINGKPEGVVLDYLKFVLSEEGEKVLYEVGFYAITPAYKEQNRKTFEKLGIK, encoded by the coding sequence ATGTTCAAAAAAGGTTTTATTTCAGTAATTACTATTTTATTAGTTACCTTTTCATTAGTAGGATGTGGAGGTAACGCCGAAAAGTATATTGAAGTTAAAGGTTCAGATACTATGGTAAACTTAGGTCAACATTGGGCAGAAGCATTTATGGCTAAAAATCCAGAGGTAACTATTTCAGTTACCGGTGGTGGTTCAGGTACAGGTATTGCAGCAATTCAAAATGACAACACCCATATAGCCCAATCTTCAAGACCAATGACAGAAACAGAAATAGAAAATGCTAAAGCTAATAATGTACAAATTAGTGAATTTATTGTAGGTCAAGATGGTTTGGCAGTAGTAGTAAATGCTAAAAATCCAGTTTCTGATTTAACAATGGCACAACTTAAAGATATTTTTACTGGTAAGATTACCCACTGGTCTGAATTAGGGTGGGAAGAAGGTGGAGAAATAACCCTTTATTCCCGTCAAAGTAATTCCGGAACATATGTGTACTTCTGGCAAACAGTGCTTCACGAGGAAGATTGGGCTCCAGATACAATGTTTATGCCTGGTTCTTCAGCTATCTATGAAGCTGTATCATCCGATGAAAATGGTATTGGTTACTTTGGGGTAGGATATGTAAAAGAAGGTGTAAAAGCTATTAACGTAGCTAGAACTGAGGCAGGTCCATATATCACCCCATTAAAACAAGAAAACATCGATAATGGTATTTATCCAATTGCAAGGCCTCTATACTTCTATATCAATGGTAAACCTGAAGGTGTTGTCCTTGATTATTTAAAATTTGTATTATCTGAAGAAGGGGAAAAGGTTCTATACGAAGTAGGTTTTTATGCAATCACCCCAGCATATAAAGAGCAAAACAGAAAAACCTTTGAAAAACTAGGTATAAAGTAA
- the pstC gene encoding phosphate ABC transporter permease subunit PstC: MAELVKANKKWKITEGSRTQRWSEKVIIGGLTVSGLFAVLTVSFVFGFLVKMSLPAIQQVGLVEYLTGKRWMPTSPNPGYGALPMIFGTTMVSTASLLIAVPWGIGTALYLSEVAPNKIREIVKPSLEVLAGIPSVVFGFVALVVVAPKIANLFNLSNGITALTGAIMLGIMALPTIVSISEDSLNSVPKDYRDAALALGATKWQTMIRVTLPAAKSGIIAAVMLGFGRAVGETMTVLMATGNSLAIPLKEKFGIQLPNYLTSIRTLTAGIAIDASDVPWGSLHYHSLFVLGAMLFVITFVVNLVADLVLNKGQRRDI; this comes from the coding sequence ATGGCTGAGTTAGTAAAAGCCAACAAGAAATGGAAAATAACAGAAGGAAGTAGAACTCAACGTTGGTCTGAAAAGGTAATTATAGGTGGTCTTACAGTGAGTGGATTATTTGCTGTATTAACAGTATCTTTTGTTTTTGGTTTTTTAGTAAAAATGAGTTTACCGGCAATACAGCAGGTAGGATTAGTGGAATATTTAACGGGGAAAAGGTGGATGCCTACTTCACCAAACCCTGGCTATGGAGCTTTACCTATGATCTTTGGTACTACTATGGTGTCCACTGCTTCTTTATTGATTGCAGTACCTTGGGGAATAGGAACAGCCCTTTATTTATCTGAAGTTGCCCCCAATAAAATTAGGGAAATAGTAAAACCATCATTGGAGGTTTTAGCTGGAATTCCTTCAGTAGTTTTTGGCTTTGTAGCTTTAGTTGTAGTTGCACCTAAAATAGCAAATCTTTTTAATCTTAGTAATGGTATTACTGCCCTTACTGGTGCGATAATGTTGGGAATTATGGCCCTTCCCACTATAGTTAGTATATCAGAAGATTCTTTGAATTCTGTCCCCAAAGATTACAGGGATGCTGCCTTAGCTTTAGGTGCTACAAAGTGGCAGACAATGATAAGGGTAACTTTACCTGCAGCTAAATCGGGTATTATTGCTGCAGTGATGTTAGGTTTCGGTAGAGCTGTTGGGGAGACTATGACAGTTTTAATGGCTACTGGAAACTCATTAGCAATACCTTTAAAAGAAAAATTTGGTATTCAATTACCAAACTATTTAACTTCTATTAGGACATTAACAGCAGGTATAGCCATTGATGCCTCCGATGTTCCTTGGGGAAGTTTGCATTATCATTCTTTGTTTGTTTTGGGAGCGATGTTATTTGTGATAACCTTTGTAGTTAATTTGGTTGCTGATTTAGTTTTGAATAAAGGGCAGAGGAGGGATATCTAA